One stretch of Harmonia axyridis chromosome 1, icHarAxyr1.1, whole genome shotgun sequence DNA includes these proteins:
- the LOC123676291 gene encoding RNA-binding protein NOB1 produces MENNKKKIEYLVVDTTAFLQNAPLHQYAENIYTCQEVVDEVTNRRQRHRLLVLPYDLKIKTVFPESIQAVMEFSKKTGDYASLSLTDLKVMALTYQLEKEHVGINHLRKEPIHQKTVQYDYINKKPTDIHCNLPGWFCPKSDEESECESDEDSEHERDEESEDEESDDEKKESIGNDVTSLSENLESLNCQDDNENTEESVLKDKNDKQEDNNDDIEVLREKFGKVDYEANENTSNLVDAVLEKVEDGYEEMDKDGWITPGNCKRARQMMYDTAGDTEDKEVKVACMTTDFAMQNVLKQINLNVAALNGRVIKQVRTFILRCYICFKTTSIMTKVFCPKCGNQSLKKVSVSVDEEGKMIIHINGRKRISMKGKRFNLPKIRGGKHPNNPIIVEDQRLPQNLPTKLARQKNNPLNDDYIAGYSPFVMRDVTSKSAQLGIRSGNRQQMNRRRNGKKR; encoded by the exons ATGGAaaacaataagaaaaaaatagaatatttaGTAGTCGATACTACTGCGTTTCTGCAAAATGCTCCCCTTCAT CAATATGCGGAGAATATTTACACTTGTCAAGAAGTGGTTGATGAAGTTACAAACAGGAGACAACGTCACCGTTTGCTCGTTCTACCTTATGATCTTAAAATCAAAACAGTGTTTCCAGAAAGTATTCAGGCAGTCATGGAATTCTCAAAGAAAACCGGAGATTATGCTAGTCTTTCTCTTACTGATTTGAAAGTTATGGCTTTAACTTATCAATTGGAAAAGGAACATGttggaataaatcacttaagaAAAGAACCAATTCATCAAAAAACTGTTCAATAtgattatataaataaaaaacctaCAGATATTCATTGCAATCTTCCTGGCTGGTTTTGTCCCAAGAGTGATGAAGAATCTGAATGTGAAAGTGATGAAGATTCTGAACATGAAAGAGATGAAGAATCTGAAGATGAAGAGAGTGATGATGagaaaaaagaatcaattggaAATGACGTAACTTCTTTAAGTGAAAATTTGGAATCCTTAAATTGTCAAGATGACAATGAAAATACAGAAGAAAGTGTATTGAAAGATAAAAATGATAAACAAGAAGATAATAATGATGATATAGAAGTGTTGAGAGAAAAATTTGGAAAGGTAGACTATGAGGCAAATGAGAACACTTCTAATCTAGTAGATGCAGTTTTAGAAAAAGTAGAGGATGGATATGAAGAAATGGATAAGGATGGATGGATAACACCTGGAAACTGTAAACGAGCAAGGCAGATGATGTATGATACGGCTGGAGATACAGAGGATAAAGAAGTCAAAGTAGCTTGTATGACTACCGATTTTGCTATGCAGAATGTTCTGaaacaaattaatttgaatgttgCCGCATTGAACGGAAGAGTTATCAAGCAAGTTCGTACCTTCATTTTGAGATGTTACATTTGCTTCAAGACTACTAGTATAATGACAAAAGTGTTTTGCCCAAAATGTGGCAATCAATCTTTGaagaaagtttcagtttcagttGATGAAGAAGGGAAAATGATTATTCATATTAATGGCAGAAAAAGAATATCAATGAAAGGAAAAAGATTTAATTTACCCAAAATTAGAGGGGGTAAACATCCCAATAATCCTATTATTGTGGAAGATCAGCGATTACCACAAAATTTGCCCACAAAATTAGCTAGGCAGAAAAACAATCCTTTGAATGATGACTATATTGCAG gttATTCACCTTTTGTAATGAGGGACGTCACATCAAAATCTGCACAGTTAGGAATAAGAAGTGGAAATCGTCAACAAATGAATCGTAGAAGGAATGGTAAAAAACGATGA
- the LOC123676308 gene encoding circadian clock-controlled protein daywake-like has translation MKACRARDPDLNKCALKNGNEAIRYIVKGDRKYRIPRMIPLEIPSVTVKGGKNLNVKMDNLKIYGLDKAKLIDINIDLPRKIFKIVLSAETITVIGDYDIDAKVLILPIKGRGPSNITLYNPVITYTQEFELEMRRGDYHGYIKNSELHYEIDRVFYYFGNLFDGNEQLGIETNRLLNENWPIVHNDLSRPVGETILEVINSIIENVYDLIPYQSMILFD, from the exons ATGAAAGCTTGCAGAGCGAGAGATCCAGATTTGAATAAATGTGCATTGAAAAATGGCAATGAAGCAATTCGATATATTGTTAAAG gAGACCGTAAATACAGAATTCCTAGAATGATACCACTGGAAATTCCAAGTGTAACTGTTAAAGGTGGTAAAAATTTGAATGTAAAGATGGATAATCTGAAAATATATGGACTCGATAAAGCTAAGTTAATCGATATCAA CATTGATctaccaagaaaaatcttcaaaattgtATTGAGTGCTGAAACCATTACTGTTATTGGCGATTACGATATTGATGCCAAAGTCCTCATACTACCAATTAAAGGGAGAGGACCTTCTAATATAACACTGT ACAACCCAGTCATAACATATACCCaagaatttgaactcgaaatgaGAAGAGGTGACTATCATGGTTACATAAAGAATTCTGAATTGCATTATGAAATAGATAGAGTCTTTTATTACTTTGGAAATTTATTTGATGGAAATGAACAATTAG GTATTGAAACAAACAGACTGCTGAACGAAAACTGGCCTATTGTCCACAACGACTTATCCAGACCAGTAGGAGAGACAATACTAGAAGTTATAAACAGTATAATAGAAAATGTGTATGATTTGATTCCTTATCAAAGTATGATTTTGTTCGATTAG